Proteins found in one Sorghum bicolor cultivar BTx623 chromosome 1, Sorghum_bicolor_NCBIv3, whole genome shotgun sequence genomic segment:
- the LOC8063389 gene encoding uncharacterized protein LOC8063389 translates to MPPSPSSAGAGAASPSGSASASASDPTPSWWESVSQARSRILALSSILPAAVSHDVAALADADRPARALLRSPAAYAGLSDALRAGGGADDPACHWLYDTLLSADPDLRLAALAFLPLLAALYLRRLPPELPSSLSGFEAVLLAVYSSEAKNRQGKPILVQVPDLSVPSLYHTPASSPSSKSPRRSQPPPIPPPQSTPVVGVLSPPLEPQAAVKSTKRAGIIGVAFEAYYSKISQMPAASKVDACNAAAAWAGQYCKCRFELDENDLEEEEGDSLGSVSPMSSEAENGKELEDELARMRINGDSSGRNCSEDDKEARVPLPWELLQPVMRVLGHCLLAPLNPAEVRDAAAEAVRVVYARACHDLVAQAILAARSLIELDKSARKAAKAAASAASGQIVAVGTAGSNASSSRPSSKPNTPSKQRKPDTLLVSK, encoded by the coding sequence ATGCCTCCCTCCCCATCCTCCGCCGGCGCGGGCGCCGCCTCGCCTTCCGGTTCCGCGTCCGCCTCAGCCTCCGATCCGACCCCGTCTTGGTGGGAGTCCGTCTCGCAGGCGCGGTCCCGCATCCTGGCGCTCTCCTCCATCCTGCCCGCCGCGGTCTCCCACGACGTGGCGGCGCTGGCCGACGCCGACCGCCCGGCGCGCGCGCTCCTCCGCTCGCCCGCGGCCTACGCGGGGCTCTCCGACGCGCTCAgggcgggcggcggcgccgaCGACCCCGCCTGCCACTGGCTCTACGACACGCTCCTCTCCGCCGACCCGGACCTCCGCCTCGCCGCGCTCGCGTTCCTGCCCCTGCTGGCGGCGCTCTACCTCCGCCGCCTCCCACCCGAGCTCCCGTCCTCGCTCTCCGGCTTCGAGGCCGTCCTCCTCGCTGTGTACTCCTCCGAGGCCAAGAATCGCCAGGGGAAGCCGATCCTCGTCCAGGTGCCCGACCTCTCCGTCCCATCCCTGTACCACACGCCGGCGTCCAGTCCCAGCTCCAAGTCCCCTCGCCGGTCGCAGCCCCCGCCGATTCCCCCTCCACAGTCGACTCCCGTGGTGGGAGTGCTCTCGCCGCCTCTGGAGCCCCAGGCCGCGGTGAAATCGACGAAGCGCGCCGGAATTATTGGAGTCGCATTTGAGGCCTACTACTCCAAGATTTCGCAGATGCCTGCTGCGTCGAAGGTGGATGCCTGCAATGCTGCGGCTGCGTGGGCAGGGCAGTACTGCAAATGCCGTTTTGAGCTTGATGAGAACGATCTGGAAGAAGAGGAGGGTGACTCTTTGGGGTCTGTCTCGCCAATGTCCTCAGAGGCTGAGAATGGGAAGGAACTGGAGGACGAATTGGCCAGGATGCGAATCAATGGAGACAGCAGTGGCCGGAATTGCAGTGAAGATGACAAGGAGGCGAGGGTGCCACTTCCCTGGGAGCTGCTCCAGCCAGTGATGAGGGTTCTTGGGCACTGCTTGCTTGCGCCACTGAACCCAGCCGAGGTGCGTGATGCCGCGGCAGAAGCAGTGAGGGTCGTCTATGCCCGTGCATGCCATGACCTTGTGGCACAAGCAATCTTAGCAGCCCGAAGCTTGATTGAGCTTGACAAGAGTGCACGAAAGGCTGCCAAGGCAGCAGCTTCTGCGGCTTCGGGGCAAATTGTTGCAGTTGGCACTGCCGGAAGCAATGCATCAAGCTCTAGGCCAAGTTCAAAGCCAAATACACCAAGCAAGCAGCGGAAGCCTGACACACTGCTCGTGTCCAAATGA
- the LOC8063391 gene encoding DNA-directed RNA polymerase I subunit RPA12: protein MAFWQARDFLFCGVCGTLLTFDSVHSASCPLCGFKRGAKEMEGKQIQYTMTAEDIRRGLKTLTEEIVVQRPKTNKTCKFCDHPEAEYYSLQMRSADEGETIFYTCTKCEKNFKDD from the exons ATGGCGTTCTGGCAGGCGCGCGATTTTCTCTTCTGCGGCGTATGCGGCACCCTCCTCACCTTCGACTCCGTCCACTCCGCCTCCTGCCCTCTATGCGGCTTCAAGCGCGGTGCCAAAG AGATGGAAGGGAAACAAATACAGTACACCATGACCGCCGAG GACATTCGAAGAGGGTTAAAGACACTGACGGAGGAAATTGTTGTGCAAAGACCAAAG ACAAATAAAACCTGTAAATTTTGCGACCATCCAGAAGCCGAATACTACAGCTTGCAG ATGCGTTCAGCAGATGAGGGAGAGACGATATTCTACACATGtacaaaatgtgaaaaaaatttcAAAGACGACTGA
- the LOC8063392 gene encoding HMG-Y-related protein A, with protein sequence MATPTSSGDGSPPGSSDLVPPSYPEMIVAAIAALAEENGSSQAAIARRIEAEARGDLPASHPALVAAHLSRMSAAGELVAVAGGKYALPPPPPPPPAPPALESPADDEEEEDDCADDEEEEEEEEPEPLPMPQLPAKRGRGRPPKPRPAGFPAGVPGAAPIGAPGAAASPAAAPRRRGRPPKPRDPHAPPKIPRPRGRPRKNPLPEGMVPRPRPGAPTSAKAARPQFAEVGFV encoded by the exons ATGGCCACTCCCACTTCCAGTGGCGACGGCTCGCCCCCGGGCTCCTCCGATCTCGTGCCCCCCTCCTACCCCGAG ATGATCGTCGCCGCGATCGCCGCGCTCGCCGAGGAGAACGGCTCCAGCCAGGCCGCCATCGCGCGCCGCATCGAGGCGGAGGCCCGCGGCGACCTGCCGGCCTCGCACCCCGCGCTCGTCGCCGCCCACCTCTCGCGCATGTCCGCCGCCGGGGAGCTCGTCGCCGTCGCGGGGGGAAAGTACGCGCTGCCCCCGCCCCCACCTCCGCCGCCGGCCCCGCCGGCGCTGGAGTCACCggctgacgacgaagaagaagaagacgactgcgccgacgacgaggaggaggaggaggaggaggagccggagccTCTGCCTATGCCGCAGCTGCCCGCCAAGCGCGGGCGCGGGAGGCCCCCGAAGCCGCGGCCCGCGGGCTTCCCGGCCGGCGTGCCCGGAGCTGCCCCCATCGGCGCGCCTGGAGCTGCCGCGTCCCCCGCCGCAGCGCCGCGCCGGCGCGGCCGCCCGCCCAAGCCGCGGGACCCGCACGCGCCTCCCAAGATCCCGCGCCCGCGCGGCCGGCCGCGCAAGAACCCGCTTCCAGAGGGGATGGTCCCGCGGCCGCGCCCCGGCGCGCCGACGTCGGCCAAGGCTGCGCGCCCGCAGTTCGCCGAGGTCGGCTTCGTGTGA
- the LOC8062910 gene encoding pentatricopeptide repeat-containing protein At4g22760 encodes MRAPRAAGGFNSPWTITIRAAADQGRPLRAIALYLASLRSSCRPCPFALAAVLKSVPRLPEHDALPAAASLHGHLLRLGLLSHPYPHAALSHLYSRLLPPHHDHARGLLDDAPAALHSHSRLVSSNSLLASLLRAGDITAARAMFEAMPERDVVSWNSMVAGLAKAGHLDEAIELFDQMPETNAASWNALVSGFMAQGHLAQAQELFERMPIRNNVSWITMISGYAKAGDVQAAANLFDRMDSKDLYAWNAMISCYAQNGCAREALGIFNRMLKPHIWVAPNEKTFSSVISACSQLGDLRFGLWVESFMGYVGVHLDDHLRTALIDLYTKSGQMDRAFDLFRGLRSRDVVSYSAMIVGCGMHGKLNEAISLFKEMSKARIDPNAVTFVGLLSAYSHAGLLEEARACFTSMSSKYKINPSMEHYTIMVDILGRCGKLEEAFQLIMQIPVCPHASVWGALLLACRLHNNIELGEVAASKCFELEPKESGYYILLGNIYAQAKKWDKVKGLRKMMAERGLSKTPGSSWVHVA; translated from the coding sequence ATGCGCGCCCCGCGCGCTGCCGGCGGCTTCAACTCGCCGTGGACGATCACCATCCGCGCGGCGGCAGACCAAGGCCGGCCCCTCCGCGCCATCGCTCTGTACCTCGCGTCCCTGCGCTCGTCCTGCCGCCCCTGCCCCTTCGCCCTCGCCGCCGTCCTCAAGTCAGTGCCCCGCCTCCCCGAGCACGACGCTCTCCCCGCGGCGGCCTCCCTCCACGggcacctcctccgcctcggccTCCTCTCCCATCCCTACCCGCACGCCGCGCTCTCTCACCTCTACTCCCGCCTCCTGCCCCCGCACCACGACCACGCCCGCGGCCTGCTCGATGACGCGCCCGCGGCGCTGCACAGCCACTCCCGCCTCGTCTCGTCCAACTCGCTCCTCGCTTCCCTCCTACGCGCGGGCGATATCACCGCCGCGCGCGCCATGTTCGAGGCAATGCCCGAGCGGGACGTTGTGTCGTGGAACTCCATGGTCGCCGGActcgccaaggccggccacctcgACGAGGCCATCGAACTGTTCGACCAAATGCCCGAGACGAACGCCGCGTCCTGGAACGCCCTCGTGTCCGGGTTCATGGCACAAGGCCACTTAGCCCAAGCGCAGGAGCTGTTTGAGCGGATGCCCATCAGGAACAATGTTTCCTGGATCACGATGATCTCAGGGTATGCCAAGGCAGGTGACGTCCAAGCTGCTGCTAACCTGTTTGATAGGATGGATAGTAAGGACCTTTATGCATGGAATGCGATGATCTCATGCTATGCACAGAATGGCTGCGCAAGAGAGGCACTTGGCATCTTTAACAGGATGTTGAAGCCCCATATTTGGGTGGCACCCAATGAGAAGACTTTCTCCTCTGTCATCTCGGCATGTTCACAGCTGGGGGACTTGAGGTTCGGCTTGTGGGTTGAGAGTTTCATGGGGTATGTGGGGGTTCATCTGGATGATCACCTGCGTACAGCTCTGATTGATTTGTACACCAAGAGTGGGCAAATGGATAGGGCTTTTGATTTGTTCAGAGGCTTGAGATCAAGGGATGTGGTGTCTTACAGCGCGATGATTGTGGGCTGTGGAATGCATGGCAAGTTAAATGAAGCTATTTCCTTGTTCAAGGAGATGTCCAAAGCGAGGATTGATCCTAATGCAGTGACCTTTGTGGGGTTGTTGTCTGCATACAGTCATGCAGGACTATTGGAAGAAGCTCGTGCTTGCTTCACTTCCATGTCAAGCAAATATAAGATTAATCCTTCAATGGAACACTACACTATTATGGTAGACATTCTTGGGCGCTGTGGAAAGTTGGAAGAAGCATTCCAGCTGATCATGCAGATACCTGTATGCCCACATGCCAGTGTTTGGGGTGCCTTGCTTCTTGCTTGCAGGTTGCACAACAACATTGAGCTTGGGGAGGTTGCTGCTTCCAAGTGCTTTGAACTGGAGCCAAAAGAGAGTGGATATTACATTCTCTTGGGTAACATATATGCACAAGCAAAGAAGTGGGACAAGGTTAAGGGTTTAAGGAAGATGATGGCAGAAAGGGGTTTGAGTAAGACGCCTGGGAGTAGCTGGGTGCATGTTGCATAA